One window of Nicotiana tomentosiformis chromosome 11, ASM39032v3, whole genome shotgun sequence genomic DNA carries:
- the LOC104093826 gene encoding uncharacterized protein: MQKPIIKMLEEIRIKLMNQLGEREEVMRSWENNFSPHSLKLYNEYLKIANTSCYVDNNGDNKSEIREGTNKHTINMVVKKCTCRGWDLTGIPCPHAIKSLQYKKLELVNEINWWYNKEAYLLTYKYKLQSVRGEKFWKVDPSQAMEPPELVKMARPKIKRTRQKDEAIKRQGECANSRKWRVMTCTNYGEANHNARGCEKLSMAKGARKNARHLVDEDDSVGQQSEEEIHLTAPQSSQAS, translated from the exons ATGCAAAAACCAATCATTAAAATGCTTGAGGAGATAAGGATAAAGTTGATGAACCAGTTGGGGGAAAGGGAGGAAGTTATGAGGTCATGGGAAAATAATTTCAGTCCACATAGTTTGAAGCTATACAATGAGTACTTGAAGATAGCTAATACTTCTTGTTATGTGGACAACAATGGTGACAATAAATCTGAAATCAGGGAAGGAACAAATAAGCACACTATAAATATGGTGGTGAAAAAATGCACATGTAGGGGATGGGATCTTACTGGAATCCCATGCCCACATGCAATTAAATCCCTGCAATACAAAAAGTTGGAGCTTGTGAATGAAATCAACTGGTGGTACAACAAAGAAGCATATCTACTTACCTACAAGTACAAGTTGCAGTCAGTCAGAGGTGAAAAATTCTGGAAGGTAGATCCATCGCAAGCAATGGAACCACCTGAGTTAGTCAAGATGGCGAGGCCTAAAATCAAGAGAACCAGACAGAAAGATGAGGCAATCAAAAGGCAAGGTGAATGCGCAAATTCAAGAAAATGGAGAGTAATGACTTGCACCAACTATGGAGAGGCAAATCATAATGCAAGGGGTTGTGAGAAG CTATCCATGGCAAAAGGGGCAAGGAAAAATGCTAGACATCTAGTTGATGAAGATGATAGTGTAGGGCAACAATCAGAAGAAGAAATACACCTAACAGCACCCCAATCTAGTCAAGCAAGTTAG